One Microplitis mediator isolate UGA2020A chromosome 3, iyMicMedi2.1, whole genome shotgun sequence DNA segment encodes these proteins:
- the LOC130664633 gene encoding uncharacterized protein LOC130664633, which translates to MPQIDRDVNNLIDKYCGEEKSLREQLKKCEVEGEKKVNLNLQRIQSHKKLIYISNEEARERNRQLLEKLELSRARLRTLTSFTPTDQELGERAAAYRKYLIK; encoded by the exons atgcCGCAAATTGATCGTGACGTAAATAATCTTATCGATAAGTACTGCGGTGAAGAAAAAAGTTTACgagaacaattaaaaaaatg TGAAGTTGAaggcgaaaaaaaagtaaatttaaatttacaaagaattcaaagtcataaaaaattaatttatataagtaATGAAGAAGCGCGGGAGCGTAATCGTCAATTATTAGAA aaattggAACTGTCGAGAGCACGTTTACGAACACTTACATCTTTTACTCCAACAGACCAAGAACTCGGCGAACGTGCAGCAGCCtaccgaaaatatttaataaaataa
- the LOC130664631 gene encoding AH receptor-interacting protein — protein sequence MSRQNKELIVKKIISAGTKTVAFNPGTKVTFHFKTTKCDDNETVIDDSRLLGRPMELVLGKKFKLEIWETIVQKMALNEVSKFIVDKSLVTSYPFVSKTLREVDKPQSEKANRHCCGVTLQNEGVGYKDLNDLLKNPQDLSFTIELLSVINSDEYEKELWQMTESEKLDYIPILREKGNEEFRKKNYDVAAEKYRTAIGILEQLMLIEKPKDEEWVKLNKFKNPLLLNYAQCKLLNKEYYAVIEHCTTVLESEPENVKALYRRGKAHIGAWDQIEASRDLRRAAELDPTLKSAVEKELQALASAIREKEESEKKLFTNIFST from the exons atgagccGTCAAAACAAAGAActgattgtcaaaaaaataatcagcgCTGGAACTAAAACTGTAGCCTTTAATCCGGGAACaaaa GTTACCTTTCATTTCAAAACGACCAAGTGCGATGACAATGAAACTGTCATCGATGACAGCCGATTGTTGGGACGACCAATGGAACTGGTGctgggtaaaaaatttaaattagaaatttgGGAGACTATTGTACAAAAAATGGCTTTAAATGAagtcagtaaatttattgttgataaaagt TTAGTAACTTCATATCCATTTGTATCAAAAACACTGAGGGAAGTCGATAAACCACAGAGTGAAAAAGCCAACAGACATTGCTGTGGAGTAACGTTACAAAATGAAGGTGTTGGGTACAAAGATTTAAATGATTTACTCAAAAATCCACAAGATTTATCATTCACTAtcg AATTGCTAAGTGTAATTAATTCAGATGAATATGAAAAAGAGTTGTGGCAAATGACCGAGAGTGAAAAACTCGATTATATTCCAATACTACGGGAAAAAGGCAACGaagaatttagaaaaaaaaattatgacgtCGCAGCAGAGAAATATCGAACTGCAATAGGAATATTGGAGCAGTTGATgttgat tGAAAAACCCAAAGATGAAGAGTgggttaaattaaataaatttaaaaatccactGTTACTTAATTACGCACAAtgcaaattattaaacaaagaGTATTACGCTGTGATTGAACACTGCACAACTGTACTAGAAAGTGAACCAG AAAATGTAAAAGCTCTTTATCGAAGAGGCAAAGCGCACATTGGAGCATGGGATCAAATAGAAGCCAGCCGCGATCTTAGAAGAGCCGCTGAATTGGATCCAACTTTAAAGTCTGCAGTAGAAAAAGAATTACAAGCTCTGGCCTCGGCTATTAGAGAGAAAGAAGagtcggaaaaaaaattatttacaaacatATTTTCTacttaa
- the LOC130664632 gene encoding probable serine hydrolase isoform X2 — MSSVDGKVDIDAEEVKIPVPWGHVSGKWWGPKNIQPIVTLHGRQDNAGSFDRLIPMISNEISFLCLDLPGHGYSSHLHKGQYYFVYYDGLMLLRRVARHFQWSKIKLLGHSLGGAIGFLYAASYPDEVDLLISLDIASPTVKTISKCVTLTKDNVDKYLKYEQHTNDSAPVYDYAEMVDIVMDAYGGSITRESAQVLMRRGTQPAAIPGKHVFSRDPRLKVSLLGMLSMDLTSEYARQIKCRYLNIRAMPGLKFDHPEHYQEILDIIKNNSEKFEYHEVQGSHHVHLNEPEKVAPIIKNFLGIAA; from the exons ATGAGTTCTGTAGATGGAAAAGTTGACATTGATG ctGAGGAAGTAAAGATTCCGGTGCCATGGGGTCACGTGAGCG GAAAATGGTGGGGGCCAAAAAATATTCAGCCGATAGTGACATTACACGGACGGCAGGATAATGCAGGGAGTTTTGATCGCTTGATCCCGATGATTAGCAATGAAATATCATTTCTCTGTCTGGATTTGCCTGGTCATGGTTATTCCTCCCACCTTCATAAAGGACAGTACTACTTTGTTTATTACGACGGGTTAATGTTATTGCGACGAGTCGCCAGGCATTTCCAGTGGAGTAAG aTAAAACTTCTTGGACACTCTCTGGGCGGCGCAATTGGATTTTTGTACGCAGCTTCTTATCCAGATGAAGTTGATCTGCTGATAAGTCTGGACATTGCGAGTCCGACTGTCAAGACAATCAGCAAATGTGTGACTCTGACAAAAGATAATGTCgataaatatctaaaatatGAGCAGCATACAAATGATTCTGCGCCCGTGTATGATTACGCAGAGATGGTTGATATTGTCATGGACGCATACGGGGGTTCTATCACCCGCGAAAGTGCTCAGGTTCTGATGCGACGTGGCACCCAACCTGCGGCCATTCCTGGCAAGCACGTTTTTTCCCGAGACCCACGATTAAAA GTATCACTTCTCGGCATGCTGTCAATGGATCTGACATCTGAGTATGCGCGGCAAATAAAGTGCcggtatttaaatattcgcgCCATGCCGGGTCTGAAATTCGATCATCCCGAACATTACCAAGAGATTCTggatatcataaaaaataactcagaAAAATTTGAGTATCATGAAGTCCAAGGAAGTCACCACGTCCACCTCAATGAGCCCGAAAAAGTCGCGCCGATTATCAAAAACTTTCTAGGAATCGCAGCTTAG
- the LOC130664632 gene encoding probable serine hydrolase isoform X3: MISNEISFLCLDLPGHGYSSHLHKGQYYFVYYDGLMLLRRVARHFQWSKIKLLGHSLGGAIGFLYAASYPDEVDLLISLDIASPTVKTISKCVTLTKDNVDKYLKYEQHTNDSAPVYDYAEMVDIVMDAYGGSITRESAQVLMRRGTQPAAIPGKHVFSRDPRLKVSLLGMLSMDLTSEYARQIKCRYLNIRAMPGLKFDHPEHYQEILDIIKNNSEKFEYHEVQGSHHVHLNEPEKVAPIIKNFLGIAA, from the exons ATGATTAGCAATGAAATATCATTTCTCTGTCTGGATTTGCCTGGTCATGGTTATTCCTCCCACCTTCATAAAGGACAGTACTACTTTGTTTATTACGACGGGTTAATGTTATTGCGACGAGTCGCCAGGCATTTCCAGTGGAGTAAG aTAAAACTTCTTGGACACTCTCTGGGCGGCGCAATTGGATTTTTGTACGCAGCTTCTTATCCAGATGAAGTTGATCTGCTGATAAGTCTGGACATTGCGAGTCCGACTGTCAAGACAATCAGCAAATGTGTGACTCTGACAAAAGATAATGTCgataaatatctaaaatatGAGCAGCATACAAATGATTCTGCGCCCGTGTATGATTACGCAGAGATGGTTGATATTGTCATGGACGCATACGGGGGTTCTATCACCCGCGAAAGTGCTCAGGTTCTGATGCGACGTGGCACCCAACCTGCGGCCATTCCTGGCAAGCACGTTTTTTCCCGAGACCCACGATTAAAA GTATCACTTCTCGGCATGCTGTCAATGGATCTGACATCTGAGTATGCGCGGCAAATAAAGTGCcggtatttaaatattcgcgCCATGCCGGGTCTGAAATTCGATCATCCCGAACATTACCAAGAGATTCTggatatcataaaaaataactcagaAAAATTTGAGTATCATGAAGTCCAAGGAAGTCACCACGTCCACCTCAATGAGCCCGAAAAAGTCGCGCCGATTATCAAAAACTTTCTAGGAATCGCAGCTTAG
- the LOC130665008 gene encoding inositol-trisphosphate 3-kinase homolog — protein sequence MSSGVCHASLSPGMETFSPGLCIKVVDPYETILQTRLSQPTKSPRNQQRVNNETSNSMGSYSVLRQCKKNDRDSKCNTDVNLSDDVKTSSLSSSLPNVNYTPLGQFPRLTLDDIMPEMDNSLKFLALNALDLKAPASDILKKNRLKSWFQLSGHPDGLAPAGPGTVWKRLTGGTENTERAVYEELSKDDKIRDLIPKYYREVDYNGDTFIELQDLLFGFTEPCVIDIKLGTRTFLESEVSNTKARHDLYKKMISVDPNAPTNSEHENKAVTKLRYMQFREQESSTCSHGFRVEAMKFPGAPPITDLKKIKQHADVVETLRIFFGKHSITYEKLLEHLKEMRSRIEVSPFFQTHEVIGSSIFIIYDDKKIGAWLIDFAKTSKVPEGMRLTHRAPWQEGNREEGFLYGIDKLISTIEEIKETL from the exons atgTCTAGTGGTGTCTGTCATGCTTCTCTATCACCTGGAATGGAGACATTCAGTCCGGGATTGTGTATTAAAGTTGTGGATCCATACGAGACCATTCTTCAGACCCGATTGTCTcag ccGACAAAAAGTCCACGGAACCAACAGAGAGTAAATAATGAAACGTCAAATTCAATGGGCAGTTACTCAGTACTTCGtcaatgcaaaaaaaatgacCGTGACAGCAAATGCAACACGGATGTTAATTTAAGTGATGATGTGAAAACGAGCTCATTGTCATCTTCGTTGCCGAATGTTAACTACACACCCCTGGGACAGTTCCCACGTCTAACTTTGGACGACATCATGCCTGAGATGGATAATTCACTCAAATTTTTAGCCtta AATGCCCTGGATTTAAAAGCGCCAGCAAGTGATatcctaaaaaaaaaccgattgaAATCGTGGTTCCAACTCTCCGGTCATCCTGACGGACTCGCACCAGCTGGACCTGGTACTGTTTGGAAACGTCTGACCGGCGGTACTGAAAACACCGAGCGCGCTGTTTATGAAGAGTTATCTAAAGATGATAAAATACGTGATTTGATACCAAAGTACTACAGAGAAGTTGATTACAACGGAGACACGTTCATTGAGCTCCAAGATCTGCTGTTCGGTTTCACTGAACCCTGTGTCATTGACATTAAACTCGGCACCCGGACATTTTTGGAATCCGAAGTGTCGAATACTAAAGCGCGACACgatttgtacaaaaaaatgatcagtGTCGATCCAAATGCGCCGACTAACAGCGAGCATGAAAATAAAGCGGTGACTAAGCTCAGGTACATGCAATTCAGAGAACAGGAGAGTTCAACTTGCAGTCATGGATTCAGAGTTGAAGCCATGAAATTTCCTGGCGCCCCGCCAATTACGGatcttaagaaaataaaacaacacGCAGACGTCGTCGAGacactgagaattttttttggaaaacaCAGTATCacatacgaaaaattattggaGCACCTAAAGGAGATGAGGTCACGAATTGAAGTCTCTCCCTTTTTTCAAACCCACGAG gtAATCGGAAgcagtatttttataatttacgacGACAAAAAAATCGGCGCATGGCTGATTGACTTCGCCAAGACATCAAAGGTTCCAGAGGGTATGCGACTGACCCACAGGGCGCCCTGGCAAGAAGGGAACCGCGAAGAAGGTTTTCTTTATGGGATCGATAAGCTGATATCTACCATTGAGGAAATTAAAGAGACTCTATAA
- the LOC130664632 gene encoding probable serine hydrolase isoform X1 — protein MSSVDGKVDIDAEEVKIPVPWGHVSGKWWGPKNVQPIVALHGWQDNAGTFDKLAPILAHQHAILSIDLPGHGFSSHLHKGSFYYVFWDGVILVRRIAKFYNWNKIKLLGHSLGGAIGFLYAASYPDEVDLLISLDIASPTVKTISKCVTLTKDNVDKYLKYEQHTNDSAPVYDYAEMVDIVMDAYGGSITRESAQVLMRRGTQPAAIPGKHVFSRDPRLKVSLLGMLSMDLTSEYARQIKCRYLNIRAMPGLKFDHPEHYQEILDIIKNNSEKFEYHEVQGSHHVHLNEPEKVAPIIKNFLGIAA, from the exons ATGAGTTCTGTAGATGGAAAAGTTGACATTGATG ctGAGGAAGTAAAGATTCCGGTGCCATGGGGTCACGTGAGCG GAAAGTGGTGGGGTCCAAAAAATGTCCAACCTATTGTGGCTTTACACGGTTGGCAAGACAATGCTGGCACTTTTGATAAACTTGCTCCGATACTAGCTCACCAGCATGCAATTCTTAGTATTGATCTTCCTGGCCACGGGTTTTCATCTCACCTGCACAAGGGATCCTTCTACTATGTTTTTTGGGATGGAGTTATTCTCGTTCGTAGAATTGCTAAGTTTTACAATTGGAATAAG aTAAAACTTCTTGGACACTCTCTGGGCGGCGCAATTGGATTTTTGTACGCAGCTTCTTATCCAGATGAAGTTGATCTGCTGATAAGTCTGGACATTGCGAGTCCGACTGTCAAGACAATCAGCAAATGTGTGACTCTGACAAAAGATAATGTCgataaatatctaaaatatGAGCAGCATACAAATGATTCTGCGCCCGTGTATGATTACGCAGAGATGGTTGATATTGTCATGGACGCATACGGGGGTTCTATCACCCGCGAAAGTGCTCAGGTTCTGATGCGACGTGGCACCCAACCTGCGGCCATTCCTGGCAAGCACGTTTTTTCCCGAGACCCACGATTAAAA GTATCACTTCTCGGCATGCTGTCAATGGATCTGACATCTGAGTATGCGCGGCAAATAAAGTGCcggtatttaaatattcgcgCCATGCCGGGTCTGAAATTCGATCATCCCGAACATTACCAAGAGATTCTggatatcataaaaaataactcagaAAAATTTGAGTATCATGAAGTCCAAGGAAGTCACCACGTCCACCTCAATGAGCCCGAAAAAGTCGCGCCGATTATCAAAAACTTTCTAGGAATCGCAGCTTAG
- the LOC130664630 gene encoding trafficking protein particle complex subunit 11 has translation MSDLPSELVAKPLALIGLSGLDISNSMHRSIWDAFSSNRRPDGPAIQFKLLSPQHKFPTAKPKRNSYDWYIPKGILKRNWMNKYLNEVPSVVVYFHDLDWNDPMWNEKKMECASRVQSLRRSLEGRSTKIAVVLIQVVASPASGAEDVMTTERAAALCSACELAAKSLYVLPHGDHLHGYTSRLENAFHELSQNFYHHQYRIVKGHRDQLNKTSHQYLFVRHQYKMGFLNEFKQEKMIALKHYQHAYNNLLEIRMLDTNTFEIKTIASFINYKLCRLMFSSNQPRDAISQFRAHVDRFRSRTGPENIIFEHHAWMASQYSTFAELFDEAIRQGLPPVQTQHPGYYFQLAAQHAGLRQSACKQLCDIEEPPADPLLDEGKLEFYGQRPWRPGKHGAEPADVTREDAAIAALKYKEKNVNHSMIIIGLLGNAMSQFKLYRCPRMRRLLVVQMAAEYYNERDYGKVLTLLMHMLWEYRTERWPVLLTDILKNALRAAYLSTSIQDYITLAIEALGPFTTFTKEQRADIYNNIVKIISRKIPDCEFDLPSDAKKLAVDKWTSELNRPDNFMFTIDDNNISSFINVKASFSSPQYTVGGPVIVNVFVRNFYESEIEFSKIIVTIGTGGFSSEFPVKETADKNLCFAAKETKKFICEFPAGQQPEASEIKITAVSLYLGNDNNFCIVMKFSAAGSDPALLDRFYPDIQQLRNGTFETIRPITAAEIKQPESSLNISVDSSAPALVSEWLPVKLSLSCHQDIKNIKINLKQIIGDNSSDRTTELSLDMSDKQSAITIELKSLDKNNPVEQTIYVRSHQVSTRNFLVKIDYAADDDIKRSKEITYSLSVVKPFDVTTQFYTQLFEPLTKAFVNEQFIVMPHVVCTSPWPILILDTSVELGNSMARKNNERTSVLKDVTLRDGETATDIYCVIPKAGSEQPTSTGVYTIKWKRDNEDQAIETSISVTLSPVWVEDAVVGLEAKLPAQGWVQTPLCVEYFIKNYSDYLFTLRLTMESSDAFMFAGQKQVDISVRPNNEKKIEWILRPLVAGFVALPTLSLSVPIDDEHKLFNKNRLLELLGRSLPTHIYIMPKSPTAET, from the exons ATGTCAGATTTACCAAGTGAACTAGTGGCCAAGCCACTGGCACTGATCGGCCTCAGTGGCCTGGACATTTCGAATTCAATGCACCGGTCAATCTGGGATGCGTTCAGCAGCAACCGTCGTCCTGACGGACCCGCAATACAATTCAAACTCCTATCACCTCAGCACAAGTTTCCAACAGCGAAACCCAAGAGGAATTCCTACGACTGGTACATCCCCAAGGGAATCCTAAAGCGCAACTGGATGAACAAGTACCTCAATGAAGTCCCGTCAGTCGTGGTTTATTTCCACGACTTGGACTGGAACGATCCCATgtggaacgaaaaaaaaatggagtgCGCATCTCGAGTCCAGTCTCTAAGACGGTCCCTCGAAGGTCGTTCGACAAAAATCGCCGTCGTTTTGATCCAAGTCGTGGCTTCACCAGCTTCAGGTGCTGAGGACGTCATGACAACCGAGCGCGCAGCTGCCCTCTGCTCTGCTTGCGAACTCGCAGCCAAATCTCTCTACGTTTTACCCCACGGAGATCATCTCCATGGCTACACATCGAGATTAGAAAACGCTTTCCACGAATTGTCCCAGAATTTTTACCACCATCAGTATCGCATCGTCAAGGGACATCGTGACCAATTAAACAAAACCTCCCATCAGTATTTATTTGTCCGGCACCAGTACAAAATGGGATTTCTCAACGAATTCAAACAGGAAAAGATGATCGCACTTAAGCATTATCAGCATGCGTACAATAATTTACTGGAGATCCGCATGCTGGATACCAACACTTTCGAGATAAAGACAATCGCCAGCTTCATAAATTACAAACTATGCAGGCTGATGTTCTCTTCAAATCAACCGCGCGATGCTATTTCCCAGTTCCGGGCGCACGTCGATAGATTCAGGTCGCGAACTGGTCCCGAGAACATAATATTTGAACACCACGCATGGATGGCCAGTCAGTATTCAACATTCGCCGAGCTGTTTGACGAAGCAATCAGACAAGGACTCCCCCCAGTACAAACTCAACACCCTGGTTATTATTTCCAGCTGGCAGCCCAGCATGCAGGCCTACGTCAGTCGGCTTGCAAGCAGCTGTGCGACATCGAGGAACCACCAGCAGACCCGCTGCTAGACGAAGGGAAGCTCGAGTTCTACGGCCAGAGACCCTGGAGACCTGGCAAGCACGGCGCGGAACCAGCTGACGTCACTCGCGAGGACGCAGCAATCGCGGCGCTGaagtacaaagaaaaaaatgtcaacCACTCGATGATAATCATCGGGTTGTTAGGGAACGCGATGTCGCAGTTCAAATTGTACCGGTGTCCCAGAATGCGGCGGCTCCTGGTCGTGCAGATGGCCGCCGAATATTACAACGAACGCGACTACGGTAAAGTCCTGACTCTACTTATGCACATGCTCTGGGAATACAGGACAGAACGCTGGCCGGTTTTGCTTACggacattttgaaaaatgctCTGAGGGCTGCTTACTTATCAACCAGCATCCAGGATTACATCACGCTGGCTATTGAAGCCTTGGGACCATTTACTACCTTCACAAAAGAGCAAAGAGCtgatatttataacaatattgtaaaaataatttcccgTAAAATTCCTGACTGCGAATTCGATCTTCCGAGCGACGCTAAAAAATTAGCGGTCGATAAATGGACCTCGGAATTGAACCGTCCGGATAATTTTATGTTTACAATTGATGACAATAATATATCGTCTTTCATAAACGTCAAAGCCAGTTTCTCATCACCGCAGTATACCGTCGGTGGTCCTGTGATAGTAAATGTCtttgttagaaatttttacgaaagcgaaattgaattttctaaaataatcgTGACGATTGGAACCGGGGGCTTCAGTTCCGAGTTTCCTGTCAAAGAAACTGCTGATAAAAATCTCTGCTTCGCCGCCAAGGAGACCAAGAAATTCATCTGCGAATTTCCGGCTGGTCAGCAACCGGAAGCcagcgaaataaaaataaccgcAGTGTCACTTTATCTAGGAAacgacaataatttttgtatcgtcatgaaattttcagcagcTGGCAGCGACCCGGCTCTGCTGGACCGATTTTACCCGGACATCCAGCAGCTCCGCAATGGAACTTTCGAAACAATCAGACCGATTACTGCTGCTGAAATAAAGCAGCCAGAGTCCAGTCTTAATATTTCAGTGGATTCATCAGCGCCAGCGTTAGTCAGCGAATGGTTGCCCGTTAAATTGTCTCTGTCTTGTCACCaagacattaaaaatattaaaataaatcttaagCAAATAATCGGTGATAATTCAAGTGATCGGACAACTGAGTTATCACTCGACATGTCTGATAAGCAGAGCGCAATaacaattgaattaaaatcactggataaaaataatccaGTTGAACAAACAATTTATGTGAGATCTCACCAAGTGAGCACGCGAAATTTCCTGGTGAAAATAGACTACGCAGCTGACGATGACATAAAACGCAGCAAGGAGATCACGTACTCGTTGTCAGTCGTCAAGCCATTTGACGTGACGACGCAATTTTACACCCAATTATTCGAACCTCTTACAAAAGCTTTCGTCAACGAGCAGTTCATTGTGATGCCGCATGTTGTCTGCACCTCGCCCTGGCCGATCCTCATCTTGGACACGTCCGTGGAACTCGGGAACTCTATGGCCAGGAAAAATAACGAGCGGACCAGTGTCCTGAAGGACGTCACCCTAAGAGACGGAGAGACAGCGACGGACATTTACTGCGTGATACCCAAAGCTGGGAGCGAGCAGCCGACCTCCACTGGAGTCTACACGATAAAATGGAAGCGCGACAACGAGGACCAGGCCATCGAAACAAGTATCAGTGTCACGTTGTCTCCTGTCTGGGTCGAAGATGCCGTCGTTGGACTGGAAGCGAAACTTCCTGCCCAAGGGTGGGTCCAAACTCCCCTCTGTgttgaatattttatcaaaaattactcgGATTATCTTTTCACACTCCGACTTACTATGGAGTCCAGCGACGCGTTCATGTTCGCTGGACAAAAACAAGTCGATATTTCCGTCAGAcctaataatgaaaaaaaaatagagtggATTTTGAGGCCATTAGTGGCTGGATTTGTTGCTTTACCAACTTTATCACTATCAGTGCCTatag atgATGAacacaaattatttaataaaaataggcTACTTGAACTTTTAGGAAGGTCTTTACCaactcatatttatattatg CCAAAATCACCAACTGCGGAaacgtaa